From Vitis vinifera cultivar Pinot Noir 40024 chromosome 14, ASM3070453v1, a single genomic window includes:
- the LOC100258923 gene encoding uncharacterized protein LOC100258923, with the protein MGREVSESCVESLLTEMVSSYCTRFYADKPDLAARRIEAIGYQVGHQLSERYTMERPRFSDHLEAIKFICKDFWSELFKKQIDNLKTNHRGTFVLQDNKFRWLSRMSVDPSPENTGSAQDPSTDENKAAQATSMHLYFPCGIIRGALSNLGIPCAVSADISNLPACSFVVRIKA; encoded by the exons ATGGGGAGAGAAGTATCAGAGAGCTGTGTGGAGAGTCTATTGACGGAGATGGTGTCCTCGTATTGCACCCGTTTCTACGCCGACAAGCCGGATCTCGCCGCCCGTAGAATCGAAGCCATTGGCTACCAGGTCGGCCACCAGCTCTCCGAACG atatacTATGGAGAGGCCCCGGTTTAGTGATCATCTAGAGGCAATCAAGTTTATCTGCAAGGACTTCTGGTCTGAGCTCTTCAAGAAGCAAATAGACAACTTAAAGACAAACCACAGA GGCACCTTTGTATTACAAGATAATAAGTTCCGTTGGCTTTCACGCATGTCAGTGGATCCATCACCTGAAAACACAGGTTCAGCCCAAGATCCTTCTACGGATGAAAACAAGGCAGCACAAGCAACAAGCATGCATCTCTACTTTCCATGTGGAATCATAAGGGGAGCACTTTCGAACTTGGGAATCCCATGTGCAGTTTCTGCTGATATATCCAACCTTCCTGCAT GTTCCTTTGTGGTTCGTATAAAGGCCTGA